One Felis catus isolate Fca126 chromosome D2, F.catus_Fca126_mat1.0, whole genome shotgun sequence DNA window includes the following coding sequences:
- the LOC101092296 gene encoding ATPase PAAT → MDTRAEEAGVTRRPMLASSWDAACGALARSLHLTRAGVGAPDLDWEQLLAPPEPGQDLVILKRSLNSDQDENPCFLYLRCDPNGGEEIVSIGILSSARNMEVYLGEEYCGTSRGKNVCSDLDNSEHEIIFYKKYLKLESSSHACKIKLLSFGEKQCVFISKVVVHMRRVSASSSTSSPALGSRIDLRRVQTIMESMGSKLSPGAQQLMDMVRFQQQNRIPIGEQLQSVLGNPGYRRGIDLQSSSTSGALDKSPSTPFPFRTGLTSGNVKDLKACTDQSLQPPGGGKATSLQEYKTVSPSHVLLENDLKNAVSSLLPKKASDNLNIPNSDLLPFLQSLCSQVSHLRVGRNTKWQETVPKAGEDIAGVATEEQPVCSYLEKVLTKNMELMEKKLVDYIDQRIHKLQKHIDTKMALLMDVLQSPCPPPAGMALRQWDSGERLSNGER, encoded by the exons ATGGACACCCGGGCCGAGGAGGCGGGAGTGACTCGCCGCCCGATGCTGGCCTCTTCCTGGGATGCTGCCTGCGGAGCCCTGGCCCGGAGTCTCCATCTCACCCGGGCTGGTGTCGGCGCCCCGGACTTGGACTGGGAGCAGCTGCTGGCGCCGCCTGAGCCGGG CCAAGATCTGGTGATTTTGAAAAGAAGCCTCAACAGTGACCAAGATGAAAACCCCTGCTTCCTTTACCTGAGATGCGACCCTAACGGAGGTGAAGAGATCGTTTCTATTGGCATTTTAAGTTCCGCAAGAAATATGGAAGTATACTTAGGAGAGGAGTACTGTGGAACCAGTAGGGGCAAGAATGTTTGTAGTGATCTGGATAACAG tgagcacgaaattattttctacaaaaaatatttaaaattggagTCTTCCAGCCATGCTTGTAAAATAAAG TTGCTCTCCTTTGGTGAAAAGCAGTGTGTGTTCATCAGTAAAGTTGTGGTACACATGAGGCGGGTTTCAGCCAGTTCTTCAACAAGCTCTCCTGCTCTAGGATCAAGGATAGACCTCCGGAGGGTCCAGACTATCATGGAGTCCATGGGGTCAAAGTTGTCACCTGGAGCTCAGCAACTGATGGATATGGTTAGATTTCAGCAGCAG AATCGTATTCCCATTGGCGAGCAGCTTCAGTCGGTTTTGGGAAATCCTGGCTACAGACGTGGGATTGACCTGCAGTCATCATCTACTTCGGGGGCCTTAGACAAGTCCCCGTCCACGCCTTTTCCTTTCAGAACCGGCTTGACCTCTGGAAACGTGAAAGACTTGAAAGCTTGCACCGATCAAAGTCTGCAGCCACCCGGTGGCGGAAAGGCTACGAGCCTCCAAGAGTATAAAACTGTGTCACCAAGCCATGTTCTTCTTGAGAATGACCTCAAAAATGCGGTTTCTTCTCTCCTACCAAAGAAAGCAAGTGACAACTTGAATATACCTAACTCTGACTTGCTGCCTTTTCTCCAGAGTTTATGTAGTCAAGTTAGCCATCTCCGCGTGGGACGTAACACCAAGTGGCAGGAAACCGTCCCTAAGGCTGGTGAAGACATTGCTGGTGTTGC cACGGAAGAGCAGCCTGTGTGCTCCTACTTGGAAAAGGTCCTTACTAAAAATATGGAACTGATGGAAAAGAAGCTTGTGGACTACATTGATCAGCGGATACATAAACTGCAGAAGCACATAGATACAAAGATGGCTTTGTTGATGGACGTGCTGCAgagtccctgccccccacccgccGGGATGGCCCTCCGACAGTGGGACTCTGGGGAAAGACTTTCAAACGGAGAAAGATAA
- the PSTK gene encoding L-seryl-tRNA(Sec) kinase isoform X4, with translation MKTAEDARGVHGEGPRKLGLCLLCGLPAAGKSTFARALSPRLRQERGWAVGVVAYDDVMPDAVLEEASARPLVSTEGAGPSLWSQKDIEGLHLNAGLSLVWEPSQWKLLRQELLKYLEHFLLAVINGCQMSTPPNRTEAMWEDFITCLKDQDLISSAAPEARSCYLLTKTAISRPLFLILDDNFYYQSMRYEVYQLARKYSLGFCQLFLDCSLETCLQRNGQRPQALPAETIHLMGRKLEKPNPEKNAWEHNSLTIESSECSSEASLKLTDLLLTALENPVKYIEDNVEQKEADRIICSTNLLHQADQMLRRIVSQTMKEAKERDRA, from the exons ATGAAGACCGCCGAGGACGCCAGAGGAGTGCATGGCGAGGGGCCGCGGAAGCTAGGCCTCTGCCTCCTCTGCGGCCTGCCCGCGGCAGGAAAATCGACCTTCGCGCGGGCCCTAAGCCCCCGGTTACGGCAGGAGCGGGGCTGGGCCGTCGGCGTGGTCGCCTATGATGACGTCATGCCGGACGCGGTCCTCGAGGAGGCGAGCGCGCGGCCGTTGGTCAGtacggagggggcggggcctagCCTGTGGTCGCAGAAGGACATAGAGGGGCTCCACCTAAATGCTGGATTGTCCCTTGTGTGGGAG CCATCCCAATGGAAGTTGCTTCGACAGGAACTGTTGAAGTACCTAGAACACTTCTTGTTGGCTGTCATTAACGGGTGTCAGATGTCTACCCCACCCAACAGGACTGAAGCCATGTGGGAGGATTTTATAACCTGCTTAAAGGATCAAGATCTGATATCTTCTGCTGCACCGGAGGCCCGGTCTTGCTATCTCTTAACGAAGACTGCTATTTCTAGacctttgtttttgattttagatgACAACTTTTATTATCAAAGTATGAGATACGAAGTCTACCAACTGGCTCggaaat ATTCATTAGGCTTTTGCCAGCTTTTTTTAGATTGTTCTCTGGAGACCTGTTTACAGAGGAATGGCCAGAGACCCCAGGCGCTGCCTGCCGAGACCATCCACCTGATGGGAAGAAAGCTGGAAAAGCCCAACCCCGAGAAAAATGCTTGGGAACACAACAGCCTCACAATTGAGAGTTCAGAATGTTCTTCTGAAGCCAG CCTGAAGTTGACCGATTTATTGCTTACTGCTTTGGAAAATCCAGTAAAATATATTGAGGACAATGTGGAACAAAAG GAAGCAGACAGAATCATTTGTTCAACCAACCTTCTTCATCAAGCCGATCAGATGCTCCGAAGGATTGTCTCTCAGACGATGAAGGAAGCAAAAG agagagacagagcatga
- the PSTK gene encoding L-seryl-tRNA(Sec) kinase isoform X1, which translates to MKTAEDARGVHGEGPRKLGLCLLCGLPAAGKSTFARALSPRLRQERGWAVGVVAYDDVMPDAVLEEASARPLVSTEGAGPSLWSQKDIEGLHLNAGLSLVWEPSQWKLLRQELLKYLEHFLLAVINGCQMSTPPNRTEAMWEDFITCLKDQDLISSAAPEARSCYLLTKTAISRPLFLILDDNFYYQSMRYEVYQLARKYSLGFCQLFLDCSLETCLQRNGQRPQALPAETIHLMGRKLEKPNPEKNAWEHNSLTIESSECSSEASLKLTDLLLTALENPVKYIEDNVEQKEADRIICSTNLLHQADQMLRRIVSQTMKEAKEERVLPFNLKLLAEELNKLKAEFLEDLRQGNKKYLCFPETTNVSDAIAFFHHEKDNIVQKYFSKH; encoded by the exons ATGAAGACCGCCGAGGACGCCAGAGGAGTGCATGGCGAGGGGCCGCGGAAGCTAGGCCTCTGCCTCCTCTGCGGCCTGCCCGCGGCAGGAAAATCGACCTTCGCGCGGGCCCTAAGCCCCCGGTTACGGCAGGAGCGGGGCTGGGCCGTCGGCGTGGTCGCCTATGATGACGTCATGCCGGACGCGGTCCTCGAGGAGGCGAGCGCGCGGCCGTTGGTCAGtacggagggggcggggcctagCCTGTGGTCGCAGAAGGACATAGAGGGGCTCCACCTAAATGCTGGATTGTCCCTTGTGTGGGAG CCATCCCAATGGAAGTTGCTTCGACAGGAACTGTTGAAGTACCTAGAACACTTCTTGTTGGCTGTCATTAACGGGTGTCAGATGTCTACCCCACCCAACAGGACTGAAGCCATGTGGGAGGATTTTATAACCTGCTTAAAGGATCAAGATCTGATATCTTCTGCTGCACCGGAGGCCCGGTCTTGCTATCTCTTAACGAAGACTGCTATTTCTAGacctttgtttttgattttagatgACAACTTTTATTATCAAAGTATGAGATACGAAGTCTACCAACTGGCTCggaaat ATTCATTAGGCTTTTGCCAGCTTTTTTTAGATTGTTCTCTGGAGACCTGTTTACAGAGGAATGGCCAGAGACCCCAGGCGCTGCCTGCCGAGACCATCCACCTGATGGGAAGAAAGCTGGAAAAGCCCAACCCCGAGAAAAATGCTTGGGAACACAACAGCCTCACAATTGAGAGTTCAGAATGTTCTTCTGAAGCCAG CCTGAAGTTGACCGATTTATTGCTTACTGCTTTGGAAAATCCAGTAAAATATATTGAGGACAATGTGGAACAAAAG GAAGCAGACAGAATCATTTGTTCAACCAACCTTCTTCATCAAGCCGATCAGATGCTCCGAAGGATTGTCTCTCAGACGATGAAGGAAGCAAAAG aggaacGAGTGCTTCCTTTCAACTTGAAGCTTCTAGCAGAAGAACTCAACAAGCTCAAAGCAGAGTTTTTGGAAGACCtaagacaaggaaacaaaaagtacCTGTGCTTTCCAGAAACCACCAATGTATCAGACGCTATTGCTTTTTTTCATCATGAGAAAGATAATATTgtccagaaatatttttcaaagcattAA
- the PSTK gene encoding L-seryl-tRNA(Sec) kinase isoform X2 encodes MKTAEDARGVHGEGPRKLGLCLLCGLPAAGKSTFARALSPRLRQERGWAVGVVAYDDVMPDAVLEEASARPLPSQWKLLRQELLKYLEHFLLAVINGCQMSTPPNRTEAMWEDFITCLKDQDLISSAAPEARSCYLLTKTAISRPLFLILDDNFYYQSMRYEVYQLARKYSLGFCQLFLDCSLETCLQRNGQRPQALPAETIHLMGRKLEKPNPEKNAWEHNSLTIESSECSSEASLKLTDLLLTALENPVKYIEDNVEQKEADRIICSTNLLHQADQMLRRIVSQTMKEAKEERVLPFNLKLLAEELNKLKAEFLEDLRQGNKKYLCFPETTNVSDAIAFFHHEKDNIVQKYFSKH; translated from the exons ATGAAGACCGCCGAGGACGCCAGAGGAGTGCATGGCGAGGGGCCGCGGAAGCTAGGCCTCTGCCTCCTCTGCGGCCTGCCCGCGGCAGGAAAATCGACCTTCGCGCGGGCCCTAAGCCCCCGGTTACGGCAGGAGCGGGGCTGGGCCGTCGGCGTGGTCGCCTATGATGACGTCATGCCGGACGCGGTCCTCGAGGAGGCGAGCGCGCGGCCGTTG CCATCCCAATGGAAGTTGCTTCGACAGGAACTGTTGAAGTACCTAGAACACTTCTTGTTGGCTGTCATTAACGGGTGTCAGATGTCTACCCCACCCAACAGGACTGAAGCCATGTGGGAGGATTTTATAACCTGCTTAAAGGATCAAGATCTGATATCTTCTGCTGCACCGGAGGCCCGGTCTTGCTATCTCTTAACGAAGACTGCTATTTCTAGacctttgtttttgattttagatgACAACTTTTATTATCAAAGTATGAGATACGAAGTCTACCAACTGGCTCggaaat ATTCATTAGGCTTTTGCCAGCTTTTTTTAGATTGTTCTCTGGAGACCTGTTTACAGAGGAATGGCCAGAGACCCCAGGCGCTGCCTGCCGAGACCATCCACCTGATGGGAAGAAAGCTGGAAAAGCCCAACCCCGAGAAAAATGCTTGGGAACACAACAGCCTCACAATTGAGAGTTCAGAATGTTCTTCTGAAGCCAG CCTGAAGTTGACCGATTTATTGCTTACTGCTTTGGAAAATCCAGTAAAATATATTGAGGACAATGTGGAACAAAAG GAAGCAGACAGAATCATTTGTTCAACCAACCTTCTTCATCAAGCCGATCAGATGCTCCGAAGGATTGTCTCTCAGACGATGAAGGAAGCAAAAG aggaacGAGTGCTTCCTTTCAACTTGAAGCTTCTAGCAGAAGAACTCAACAAGCTCAAAGCAGAGTTTTTGGAAGACCtaagacaaggaaacaaaaagtacCTGTGCTTTCCAGAAACCACCAATGTATCAGACGCTATTGCTTTTTTTCATCATGAGAAAGATAATATTgtccagaaatatttttcaaagcattAA
- the PSTK gene encoding L-seryl-tRNA(Sec) kinase isoform X3 has product MLDCPLCGRCGPDGAGETGVREKWSWFNVECVDSVLEGFVADLYLGPPSQWKLLRQELLKYLEHFLLAVINGCQMSTPPNRTEAMWEDFITCLKDQDLISSAAPEARSCYLLTKTAISRPLFLILDDNFYYQSMRYEVYQLARKYSLGFCQLFLDCSLETCLQRNGQRPQALPAETIHLMGRKLEKPNPEKNAWEHNSLTIESSECSSEASLKLTDLLLTALENPVKYIEDNVEQKEADRIICSTNLLHQADQMLRRIVSQTMKEAKEERVLPFNLKLLAEELNKLKAEFLEDLRQGNKKYLCFPETTNVSDAIAFFHHEKDNIVQKYFSKH; this is encoded by the exons ATGCTGGATTGTCCCTTGTGTGGGAGGTGCGGCCCTGACGGAGCGGGGGAGACAGGAGTTCGAGAGAAGTGGAGTTGGTTTAACGTAGAATGTGTCGACTCCGTCTTAGAAGGATTCGTCGCAGATTTATATTTGGGGCCT CCATCCCAATGGAAGTTGCTTCGACAGGAACTGTTGAAGTACCTAGAACACTTCTTGTTGGCTGTCATTAACGGGTGTCAGATGTCTACCCCACCCAACAGGACTGAAGCCATGTGGGAGGATTTTATAACCTGCTTAAAGGATCAAGATCTGATATCTTCTGCTGCACCGGAGGCCCGGTCTTGCTATCTCTTAACGAAGACTGCTATTTCTAGacctttgtttttgattttagatgACAACTTTTATTATCAAAGTATGAGATACGAAGTCTACCAACTGGCTCggaaat ATTCATTAGGCTTTTGCCAGCTTTTTTTAGATTGTTCTCTGGAGACCTGTTTACAGAGGAATGGCCAGAGACCCCAGGCGCTGCCTGCCGAGACCATCCACCTGATGGGAAGAAAGCTGGAAAAGCCCAACCCCGAGAAAAATGCTTGGGAACACAACAGCCTCACAATTGAGAGTTCAGAATGTTCTTCTGAAGCCAG CCTGAAGTTGACCGATTTATTGCTTACTGCTTTGGAAAATCCAGTAAAATATATTGAGGACAATGTGGAACAAAAG GAAGCAGACAGAATCATTTGTTCAACCAACCTTCTTCATCAAGCCGATCAGATGCTCCGAAGGATTGTCTCTCAGACGATGAAGGAAGCAAAAG aggaacGAGTGCTTCCTTTCAACTTGAAGCTTCTAGCAGAAGAACTCAACAAGCTCAAAGCAGAGTTTTTGGAAGACCtaagacaaggaaacaaaaagtacCTGTGCTTTCCAGAAACCACCAATGTATCAGACGCTATTGCTTTTTTTCATCATGAGAAAGATAATATTgtccagaaatatttttcaaagcattAA
- the PSTK gene encoding L-seryl-tRNA(Sec) kinase isoform X5 produces MCRLRLRRIRRRFIFGACTDCVLHTPSQWKLLRQELLKYLEHFLLAVINGCQMSTPPNRTEAMWEDFITCLKDQDLISSAAPEARSCYLLTKTAISRPLFLILDDNFYYQSMRYEVYQLARKYSLGFCQLFLDCSLETCLQRNGQRPQALPAETIHLMGRKLEKPNPEKNAWEHNSLTIESSECSSEASLKLTDLLLTALENPVKYIEDNVEQKEADRIICSTNLLHQADQMLRRIVSQTMKEAKEERVLPFNLKLLAEELNKLKAEFLEDLRQGNKKYLCFPETTNVSDAIAFFHHEKDNIVQKYFSKH; encoded by the exons ATGTGTCGACTCCGTCTTAGAAGGATTCGTCGCAGATTTATATTTGGGGCCTGTACGGATTGTGTATTGCATACA CCATCCCAATGGAAGTTGCTTCGACAGGAACTGTTGAAGTACCTAGAACACTTCTTGTTGGCTGTCATTAACGGGTGTCAGATGTCTACCCCACCCAACAGGACTGAAGCCATGTGGGAGGATTTTATAACCTGCTTAAAGGATCAAGATCTGATATCTTCTGCTGCACCGGAGGCCCGGTCTTGCTATCTCTTAACGAAGACTGCTATTTCTAGacctttgtttttgattttagatgACAACTTTTATTATCAAAGTATGAGATACGAAGTCTACCAACTGGCTCggaaat ATTCATTAGGCTTTTGCCAGCTTTTTTTAGATTGTTCTCTGGAGACCTGTTTACAGAGGAATGGCCAGAGACCCCAGGCGCTGCCTGCCGAGACCATCCACCTGATGGGAAGAAAGCTGGAAAAGCCCAACCCCGAGAAAAATGCTTGGGAACACAACAGCCTCACAATTGAGAGTTCAGAATGTTCTTCTGAAGCCAG CCTGAAGTTGACCGATTTATTGCTTACTGCTTTGGAAAATCCAGTAAAATATATTGAGGACAATGTGGAACAAAAG GAAGCAGACAGAATCATTTGTTCAACCAACCTTCTTCATCAAGCCGATCAGATGCTCCGAAGGATTGTCTCTCAGACGATGAAGGAAGCAAAAG aggaacGAGTGCTTCCTTTCAACTTGAAGCTTCTAGCAGAAGAACTCAACAAGCTCAAAGCAGAGTTTTTGGAAGACCtaagacaaggaaacaaaaagtacCTGTGCTTTCCAGAAACCACCAATGTATCAGACGCTATTGCTTTTTTTCATCATGAGAAAGATAATATTgtccagaaatatttttcaaagcattAA